The following proteins come from a genomic window of Rutidosis leptorrhynchoides isolate AG116_Rl617_1_P2 chromosome 10, CSIRO_AGI_Rlap_v1, whole genome shotgun sequence:
- the LOC139872369 gene encoding RHOMBOID-like protein 1: MVRTSAKDSPEIEINVHSTPPPAGYPSSTSNQNQTEEWFPWLVPIIFIVNVALFILSMHINNCPAHSRTCIGVNILRRFAFENIHENPLLGPSASTLLKMGALDSNKVIQEGQHWRIFTCMWLHAGVFHIFANMLSLLGVGIRLEQEFGFVRIGLLYVISGIGGSLLSSLFIRKTISVGASGALFGLLGAMLSELLTNWTIYTNKLAAITTLILMIIINLMVGILPHVDNFAHIGGFVTGFFLGFILLARRQFDWIVPPGYYGHPMKPEYKLYQYIFLVLSVIALFVVFTIGFVFLFRKVDGNDYCSWCHYLSCVPTPLWSCDPQCNSLRLGNQLNLTCLNNGKSKLYMLPDGHDVATIQELCSLLCI, from the exons ATGGTACGGACATCCGCCAAGGATTCACCTGAAATCGAAATCAATGTCCATAGTACCCCTCCACCGGCTGGTTATCCGTCATCTACATCTAATCAAAACCAAACCGAAGAATGGTTCCCGTGGTTGGTTCCCATCATTTTCATTGTCAACGTCGCATTATTCATACTATCAATGCATATCAATAACTGCCCAGCCCATTCGAGAACTTGTATTGGTGTGAATATCCTTCGACGTTTTGCATTCGAAAATATCCATGAAAACCCCCTTCTTGGACCTTCAGCATCAAC GTTGTTAAAAATGGGAGCATTGGATTCGAATAAGGTGATTCAAGAAGGACAACATTGGCGAATATTTACGTGCATGTGGTTACATGCCGGTGTCTTCCATATTTTCGCGAATATGTTAAGTCTTCTAGGCGTTGGAATTCGCCTCGAGCAAGAGTTTGGATTCG TAAGAATCGGATTGCTTTATGTCATATCCGGTATCGGTGGTAGCTTGTTGTCATCGTTATTTATTCGTAAAACGATCTCTGTTGGCGCATCGGGAGCCCTATTCGGTTTACTTGGAGCAATGCTTTCCGAATTACTTACGAATTGGACTATTTACACCAACAAG TTGGCAGCGATAACAACGCTCATTCTCATGATCATCATAAACCTAATGGTCGGAATCCTCCCACACGTGGACAACTTCGCGCACATAGGAGGATTCGTCACAGGGTTCTTCCTCGGATTTATCCTATTGGCTCGACGACAGTTCGATTGGATTGTTCCTCCTGGTTATTACGGACACCCGATGAAACCTGAATACAAGTTGTACCAGTACATTTTCCTTGTTCTCTCCGTTATAGCTCTATTTGTGGT GTTTACAATCGGATTTGTGTTCCTTTTCCGAAAAGTTGATGGAAACGATTACTGTTCTTGGTGTCATTATCTAAGTTGCGTTCCGACACCTCTATGGAGTTGTGATCCTCAATGCAAC TCGCTGCGATTAGGCAATCAGCTAAACTTGACATGTTTGAACAATGGAAAATCGAAGTTGTATATGCTACCAGATGGTCACGATGTTGCTACGATACAAGAACTTTGTTCATTGCTTTGCATTTAA